Below is a genomic region from Sutterella megalosphaeroides.
GAACCAGGAAGCCTGCGACCTGCACATCGAAGCCTTCAAGATCGCCGAAGAGATGTCGATTCCGGTGATGGTGTGCATGGACGGGTTCGTGCTCACGCACGCCTTCGAACGCATGGACATTCCCGAACAGGAAGAAGTCGACGCGTTCCTGCCGCCCTATCGTCCCCGTCAGGTGCTCGACCCCGATCATCCGTACTCGATCGGCGCCATGGTCGGCCCCGAAGCCTTTACCGAAGTGCGCTACCTCGCGCACCGTCGCATGCTCGACGCCCTTCCCGTGATCGAACGCACGGCCGAAGAGTTCAAGGCGGCCTTCGGTCGCGAAGCGGGCGGGCTTGTCTCGAGCTACCGCATGGAAGACGCCGAGGTGTGTGTCTTTGCCATGGGCTCGATCCTCGGCACCATCAAGGACACCGTGGACGAACTGCGCGAAGGCGGCATGAAGATCGGCGTCGTCGGTCTCAAGTGCTACCGTCCGTTCCCCGAAAAGGCGGTTCGCGAGGCGCTTGCCCGCGTGCGTTCCGTCGTGGTCGTCGAACGTCAGGTGAGTTCCGGCATGGGCGGGGCGCTCTCGCTCGACGTGATGAAGGCCCTGCGCGGTCTTCCCGTCGAACAGGTGTCCGTCGTGGCGGGCCTCGGCGGGCGTCCCGTCACCAAGGCGTCGCTCACCGACTGCTTCACCCGCGCGGCCGCTGGCGAAATCACCGACGAGCCGTACTTCCTCGACCTCGATCGGGAGCTCGTCGACGCTCAGCTCGAACGCGAGCGCAACGCTCACCACGTCGGTCCCTTGCCCGAAGCCCTCAATCGCGACATCGCCGCCCGCAAGCTCGCGCGCGGCGAGGAGATCTAATCATGAACGAGCAGCAGATCCACTTTTACCAGACGGGCACCTTCACGGTGGGCAACCGTCTTCTCGATCCGTCTCAGCGTTCGGTTCAGTCGTCGATGGATCGCTCGAATTCGCTCAACTCCGGTCATCGCGCCTGTCAGGGTTGCGGCGAGGCGCTCGGCGCCCGCTATGCGGTCGACGCGGCGATGCGAGCAGTCAACGGACGGCTTGCGGCCGCCAACGCCACGGGGTGCCTCGAAGTCTTCTCGACGCCC
It encodes:
- a CDS encoding transketolase C-terminal domain-containing protein, which gives rise to MLKQLEGSQGVAQAVALCRPEVVCAYPISPQTHIVEHLGLLCRKGILKDCEYINVESEFAAMSVALGASVAGSRAYTATASQGLLYMVEAVYNASGLGLPVVMTVANRAIGAPINIWNDHSDSMSQRDSGWIQLFAETNQEACDLHIEAFKIAEEMSIPVMVCMDGFVLTHAFERMDIPEQEEVDAFLPPYRPRQVLDPDHPYSIGAMVGPEAFTEVRYLAHRRMLDALPVIERTAEEFKAAFGREAGGLVSSYRMEDAEVCVFAMGSILGTIKDTVDELREGGMKIGVVGLKCYRPFPEKAVREALARVRSVVVVERQVSSGMGGALSLDVMKALRGLPVEQVSVVAGLGGRPVTKASLTDCFTRAAAGEITDEPYFLDLDRELVDAQLERERNAHHVGPLPEALNRDIAARKLARGEEI